A genome region from Nitrosopumilus oxyclinae includes the following:
- the larB gene encoding nickel pincer cofactor biosynthesis protein LarB — protein MEIHEILQSLEKGKISANNAKKLLSLYSIEEVEGFAKIDINRRNRRGIPEVIFAETKELDEIKKIVKKTIEKTNSVIISRIKKEDYAKMLSFSKKLKVKIKTGKNSSSLLLFKKPIKFHGGKVGIMTAGTSDIGVAEESRLMCEAMNCKCITSYDVGVAGIQRVFPILKKMINEDVDCIIVAAGMEGALATLVSTMVDIPIIGIPTSVGYGYGGKGIAALASMLQSCSLGLSVVNIDNGIAAGGIAANIANRAIRKNHSS, from the coding sequence ATGGAAATTCATGAAATTTTACAATCATTAGAGAAAGGAAAAATATCAGCAAATAATGCAAAAAAGCTTTTGTCACTTTATTCAATTGAAGAGGTCGAAGGCTTTGCCAAAATTGATATTAACAGAAGAAACAGAAGAGGAATTCCAGAAGTAATTTTTGCAGAAACTAAAGAATTAGATGAAATTAAAAAAATTGTTAAAAAAACAATAGAGAAAACAAATTCAGTAATAATATCGAGAATTAAAAAAGAAGATTATGCAAAAATGTTATCTTTTTCTAAGAAATTAAAAGTGAAAATTAAAACTGGAAAAAATTCATCATCATTGTTATTGTTTAAAAAACCAATTAAATTCCATGGAGGGAAAGTTGGAATAATGACTGCAGGTACATCAGATATTGGAGTTGCAGAAGAATCTAGATTAATGTGTGAAGCAATGAATTGTAAGTGCATTACAAGTTATGACGTAGGAGTAGCTGGAATTCAAAGAGTGTTTCCAATTTTAAAAAAAATGATAAATGAAGATGTAGATTGTATCATAGTTGCAGCAGGAATGGAAGGGGCCTTGGCCACACTTGTTTCCACAATGGTAGATATTCCAATTATAGGAATTCCAACATCTGTAGGATATGGGTATGGAGGGAAAGGGATAGCAGCACTTGCATCAATGCTCCAAAGTTGTTCTCTTGGATTATCAGTTGTAAATATCGACAATGGGATAGCAGCTGGGGGTATAGCTGCCAATATCGCAAATAGAGCAATAAGAAAAAATCATTCTAGTTAG
- a CDS encoding malate dehydrogenase, with amino-acid sequence MITIIGSGKVGGDAALFSALKRLDDQILLLDVAEGLPQGEAMDINHMLSEQGIDVEVKGSNNFEDMRGSNVVVVVAGSGRKPGMTRMDLLKINATIVKSVVENVKKYADDSMIIPVTNPLDPMAYITYKVSGFDRSRVFGMGGMLDLSRFRQFIHEATGHSRDSIRALVIGEHGENMLPLPRFSSVSGIPLSSFLPKEKLDELVLNTKQVAAKVIELKGATVHAPGNAISAIVEAVVRDRKQVIPVATYLDGEYGHSDVTIGVPAIIGKKGVEKIIELDLNEEEKQVFDKAVASVKNAISGIKI; translated from the coding sequence ATGATTACAATAATCGGTTCAGGCAAAGTAGGCGGAGATGCAGCATTATTTTCAGCTTTAAAACGATTAGATGATCAAATTTTATTACTTGATGTTGCAGAAGGGCTCCCTCAAGGGGAAGCAATGGATATCAATCATATGCTATCTGAACAAGGAATTGATGTAGAAGTAAAAGGTTCAAACAATTTTGAAGATATGAGGGGATCAAACGTAGTTGTAGTAGTTGCAGGTTCTGGAAGAAAACCTGGAATGACAAGAATGGATCTATTGAAAATCAATGCAACAATTGTAAAAAGCGTTGTAGAGAATGTAAAAAAGTATGCAGATGATTCCATGATAATTCCAGTAACTAATCCGTTAGACCCTATGGCGTACATCACTTACAAAGTTTCAGGATTTGATAGAAGTAGAGTATTTGGCATGGGTGGAATGTTAGATTTATCAAGATTTAGACAATTTATTCACGAGGCAACTGGACATTCACGAGATTCCATTAGAGCATTAGTAATTGGCGAACACGGTGAAAACATGTTACCATTGCCAAGATTTTCGTCAGTATCTGGAATTCCTTTGTCATCTTTTCTTCCAAAAGAGAAATTAGATGAACTAGTTCTAAATACAAAACAAGTAGCAGCAAAAGTTATTGAATTGAAAGGCGCTACAGTTCACGCTCCAGGTAATGCAATTTCTGCAATTGTTGAAGCAGTAGTAAGAGATAGAAAACAAGTCATTCCAGTTGCAACTTATCTTGATGGAGAATACGGTCATTCAGATGTTACAATTGGAGTTCCCGCAATCATAGGAAAGAAAGGTGTAGAGAAAATTATTGAATTGGACCTAAATGAAGAAGAAAAACAAGTCTTTGACAAGGCAGTTGCAAGCGTAAAGAATGCCATCTCAGGTATTAAAATCTAA
- the larC gene encoding nickel pincer cofactor biosynthesis protein LarC, which yields MVLVIDPQIAGISGDMLLCSLVDLGADKDKIISGIRKSEKFFSNSSIKKIDFEKTQKHGIDSICLVLEINENVHERKGSEIKNAISKSAQEINLSPKATSFAESCIDTLISSESKIHGVPEESVHFHEASSIDTLVDIVGITIALEDLGLFDEKIVCLPIAVGGGSVTFSHGTMSNPASAILEIFKNSNLEIKGNDANEELTTPTGACILVNLADESVKHYPQLKLESIGYGAGQKDFETFSNVLKIVRGTGNNFEMDSVKILETNVDDISGEILGNLIEKIMEKGAKDVSIYHGITKKGRPTNLVSVICTDDTVDEIIDSLILETGTLGIRISDSNRFIVPRTKHDVSINLNGQSFKVHYKKSSFKGKTDFKIEFDDLKKISNIVDKSIKETDVLLRKEIEKLEIN from the coding sequence ATGGTTCTAGTTATTGATCCTCAAATTGCTGGTATATCTGGAGATATGCTTCTTTGCTCTTTAGTAGATCTTGGTGCTGATAAAGATAAGATCATTTCAGGAATTAGAAAATCTGAAAAATTCTTTTCTAATTCTTCTATAAAAAAAATTGATTTTGAAAAAACCCAAAAACATGGGATTGATTCTATTTGTTTAGTTTTGGAAATTAATGAGAATGTTCATGAAAGAAAAGGTTCTGAAATAAAAAATGCAATTTCTAAATCTGCTCAAGAAATTAACTTGTCTCCAAAAGCAACATCTTTTGCAGAATCATGTATTGATACACTAATTTCTTCAGAATCTAAAATACACGGTGTTCCTGAAGAATCTGTTCATTTTCACGAGGCATCAAGTATAGATACTTTGGTGGATATTGTAGGAATAACCATTGCATTAGAAGACTTGGGATTGTTTGATGAAAAAATTGTTTGTTTGCCTATTGCCGTTGGAGGTGGTTCTGTGACTTTTTCACATGGTACAATGTCTAACCCTGCAAGCGCTATTCTTGAGATCTTTAAAAATTCAAATCTTGAAATTAAAGGAAATGACGCTAATGAGGAACTTACAACTCCCACTGGAGCCTGTATTTTGGTAAATTTAGCCGATGAATCTGTAAAACACTATCCTCAACTAAAGTTGGAATCTATTGGTTATGGGGCAGGACAAAAAGATTTTGAGACTTTTTCAAATGTTTTAAAAATTGTAAGGGGAACAGGGAATAATTTTGAAATGGATTCTGTAAAAATACTTGAAACTAATGTTGATGATATTTCAGGTGAAATTTTAGGAAATTTAATTGAGAAAATTATGGAAAAAGGAGCAAAAGATGTTTCAATTTATCATGGAATTACAAAGAAAGGTAGACCGACAAATCTTGTATCTGTAATTTGTACTGATGACACTGTTGATGAAATAATTGATTCACTAATTTTAGAAACTGGAACTTTGGGAATTAGAATTTCAGATTCTAATAGATTCATTGTTCCTAGAACAAAACATGATGTTTCAATTAATCTAAATGGTCAATCTTTTAAAGTCCATTACAAAAAATCATCATTTAAAGGGAAAACTGATTTCAAAATAGAATTTGATGACCTGAAAAAAATTTCTAATATTGTTGATAAATCAATTAAAGAAACAGATGTTTTATTGAGAAAAGAAATTGAAAAATTGGAGATTAATTAA
- the larE gene encoding ATP-dependent sacrificial sulfur transferase LarE — MTKLDDLVNWFEGKNKVMIALSGGVDSALVAYAAFQKLGSSAIAVTADYKTLSAEELGTAKQVCTEIGIKQLLLDYNELENEDFVKNDSDRCFHCRMELGDRLIKLAKDYDVGIIVDGTNLDDLGDYRPGIEALKKNGIRSPLVETNFSKSQIRESAKLVGLSVFDKPSNSCLASRIPWGQRVTAEKLTRIEYGENIVKQLTQVKQVRVRDIDGLAKIEVEKQMLSKFDKVILKQITEKLQMIGFTSVEVDPEGYKPGKINVIAD; from the coding sequence ATGACAAAACTTGATGATCTTGTAAATTGGTTTGAGGGTAAAAATAAAGTGATGATTGCACTTTCAGGTGGAGTTGATAGTGCACTTGTTGCATATGCTGCATTTCAAAAACTTGGATCTTCTGCTATTGCAGTAACTGCTGATTACAAGACTTTGTCTGCTGAAGAACTTGGTACTGCTAAACAAGTATGTACTGAAATTGGCATAAAGCAACTACTTTTGGATTATAATGAACTTGAGAATGAAGATTTTGTAAAAAATGATTCTGATAGGTGTTTTCACTGTAGGATGGAATTGGGAGACCGTTTGATCAAATTGGCAAAAGATTACGATGTGGGGATAATTGTAGATGGGACCAATCTTGATGATTTAGGTGATTACAGACCTGGAATTGAGGCATTGAAAAAAAATGGAATTAGAAGCCCCCTTGTAGAAACTAATTTTTCAAAATCTCAAATCCGCGAATCTGCTAAATTAGTTGGATTATCTGTATTTGACAAGCCATCAAATTCATGTTTAGCTTCACGAATTCCATGGGGTCAAAGAGTAACTGCTGAGAAATTAACTCGAATCGAATATGGTGAGAATATAGTAAAACAACTTACACAGGTAAAACAAGTTAGAGTTCGAGATATTGATGGTTTAGCAAAAATTGAAGTTGAGAAACAAATGTTATCTAAATTTGATAAAGTAATTTTGAAACAAATCACTGAAAAATTACAGATGATTGGTTTTACTTCTGTTGAAGTTGATCCGGAAGGCTATAAACCTGGAAAAATCAATGTGATTGCAGATTGA
- a CDS encoding cysteine desulfurase family protein — MIYLDNAASTQIHEDVLTSMLPYLKEQYGNASSIHRYGRMSRKAIEKARKQIAFLINAEPSEILLTSGGTESNNTVLSGIPVKNIPCNIVTSSIEHDAILEPCKKLSQNGLEIKYLPVDKSGMIDPTELKNNISDNTCLVSIMFGNNEVGTVQKISEISQICHEKKVPFHTDAVQAIGKIPIDVKELGIDLLSISSHKLHGPKGIGALYIKNGIHIDPVILGGGQERGLRSGTENVANIVGFGKACEIAKNNLSENLAYVTKLRDLLIDKVLDEIPEVTLNGDSKSRLPNNAHFTFLGVNGEDLIIKLDEYGIAASTGSACSVNTQRASHVLQAMGFSHEQITGSLRLTLGIFNNEKEIEETVNSLKKIVEELRSVSPFKEKYSFSSKN, encoded by the coding sequence TTGATATATCTCGATAATGCAGCATCTACTCAAATTCATGAAGATGTTTTAACTTCAATGCTACCCTATCTTAAAGAACAATATGGCAATGCCTCATCCATTCATAGATATGGTAGGATGTCTCGTAAAGCAATTGAAAAAGCTAGAAAACAAATTGCATTTTTAATTAATGCAGAACCTTCAGAAATTTTACTCACTTCTGGCGGTACAGAGTCAAACAATACTGTATTGAGTGGAATACCTGTGAAAAATATACCCTGTAACATTGTCACTTCTTCAATCGAGCATGATGCAATTTTAGAACCTTGTAAAAAATTATCTCAAAATGGATTGGAAATTAAGTATTTACCTGTTGATAAATCTGGAATGATAGATCCAACTGAACTCAAAAACAATATCTCTGATAACACGTGTCTTGTTTCAATAATGTTTGGAAATAATGAAGTTGGCACTGTTCAAAAAATTTCAGAAATATCTCAAATTTGTCATGAAAAAAAAGTCCCTTTCCATACTGATGCAGTTCAGGCTATTGGTAAGATCCCTATCGATGTTAAAGAATTAGGCATAGATTTACTCTCTATTTCTTCTCATAAACTTCATGGTCCTAAGGGTATAGGTGCATTATACATCAAAAACGGTATCCATATTGATCCTGTGATTTTAGGAGGTGGTCAAGAACGTGGATTACGTTCAGGTACTGAAAATGTGGCAAATATTGTGGGGTTTGGTAAAGCATGTGAAATTGCAAAAAATAATTTATCTGAGAATTTGGCATATGTCACAAAACTTCGTGATCTTTTAATTGATAAAGTCTTAGATGAAATCCCTGAAGTTACTCTAAATGGAGATTCTAAATCTAGGTTGCCTAACAATGCTCATTTTACATTTCTTGGTGTCAATGGTGAGGATCTAATTATCAAACTAGATGAATATGGAATTGCTGCATCTACGGGTTCAGCATGTTCTGTAAATACTCAAAGGGCCTCACATGTTTTACAGGCAATGGGGTTTTCTCATGAACAGATTACTGGTTCTTTGAGATTGACTCTTGGAATTTTTAATAATGAAAAAGAAATTGAAGAAACTGTAAATTCGCTTAAAAAAATTGTTGAAGAACTAAGATCTGTTTCGCCCTTTAAAGAAAAATATTCTTTTTCGTCTAAAAATTAA
- a CDS encoding PEFG-CTERM sorting domain-containing protein: MSLKIFYGLILLLIISTGTAFAQESLISVQTDDNHYDEGDTIVISGTVTTIVGSTPATLQLFSDGNLVDIAQITIAQDGSYSHTVIAEGPLWKKSGEYTVRASYGEGNIAESEFSYSPKSEIISTSTNYEVDAGSHGTFDVEYTINGGTITNIVVDSNIFAIIVQIDAFDEGSITLDLPREFIGAEKQDGKDDTFIILIDGIEVEYQESVVLADSRVITINFEQGDSDIEIIGTYVIPEFGSIVMIILMIGIMTTILISRNRLAIRT; encoded by the coding sequence GTGAGCTTGAAAATATTTTATGGTCTCATATTATTATTGATAATTTCTACTGGAACAGCATTTGCTCAAGAATCTCTAATTTCAGTTCAAACAGATGATAATCACTATGATGAAGGAGATACCATAGTAATTTCAGGAACTGTAACTACTATAGTAGGTAGTACACCAGCAACATTGCAACTCTTTTCAGATGGAAATCTAGTAGATATTGCACAAATTACAATAGCACAAGATGGAAGTTATTCTCATACAGTTATTGCAGAAGGTCCATTGTGGAAAAAAAGTGGAGAATATACAGTTAGAGCCTCATATGGAGAAGGGAACATTGCAGAATCTGAATTTAGTTATTCACCCAAATCAGAAATAATTTCAACTTCAACAAACTACGAAGTAGACGCTGGTAGTCATGGAACATTTGATGTAGAATATACCATTAATGGCGGTACAATTACAAATATCGTAGTAGATTCAAACATCTTTGCAATAATAGTTCAAATTGATGCTTTTGATGAAGGGTCAATTACGTTAGATTTACCTAGAGAATTCATAGGGGCTGAAAAACAAGATGGTAAAGACGACACATTCATTATTTTAATAGATGGAATAGAGGTTGAATATCAAGAATCAGTAGTACTTGCAGATTCTAGAGTAATTACCATTAATTTTGAGCAAGGTGATTCAGATATTGAAATAATTGGAACTTATGTGATTCCGGAATTTGGAAGTATTGTCATGATAATATTGATGATTGGAATAATGACTACCATACTTATTTCAAGAAATAGATTAGCAATTAGAACTTAA
- a CDS encoding PEFG-CTERM sorting domain-containing protein — MSSAYAAGEIPEACVGCSMEDAKATANRMLQKALPVSVWTDKADYGHNDMIKVTGQVANVASGYPVTVTVVSPLNSIVTIDQVSVTQDGTFETTLNTAGAMWKYDGTYTIKVNYGSTEKSNSAKVELTGGEAYSPNYNTPTKTKQCGGNEFSANGQCIPFTISGGMVTGASLNTNDNSIVIMINAKNDGTLTVTPTKTTIDGIFMVLVDGQEWDDVEIVANKVTVKFLAGAEKIEIIGTHVIPEFGTIAAMILAVAIISIIAVSAKSRLSIVPRY, encoded by the coding sequence ATGTCATCAGCATATGCTGCTGGAGAAATTCCAGAAGCATGTGTAGGATGTTCTATGGAAGATGCTAAAGCAACAGCAAACAGAATGCTGCAAAAAGCCCTTCCAGTATCTGTTTGGACAGACAAAGCAGATTATGGACATAATGACATGATTAAGGTAACAGGCCAAGTAGCAAATGTAGCCTCTGGATATCCAGTTACAGTAACTGTTGTTAGTCCCTTGAACTCCATTGTTACAATTGATCAAGTCAGTGTAACACAAGATGGAACTTTTGAGACGACACTAAATACAGCAGGTGCTATGTGGAAATACGATGGTACCTACACCATTAAAGTAAACTATGGTAGTACTGAAAAAAGTAACAGTGCCAAAGTTGAACTAACTGGTGGAGAAGCATATTCACCAAATTACAACACACCAACCAAAACAAAACAATGTGGCGGTAATGAATTCTCTGCAAATGGTCAATGTATACCATTTACAATTTCAGGTGGAATGGTAACTGGTGCAAGTCTCAATACTAATGACAACTCAATTGTCATTATGATCAACGCTAAAAATGATGGAACACTAACAGTAACCCCAACAAAAACAACCATTGACGGTATCTTCATGGTACTAGTTGACGGACAAGAATGGGATGATGTTGAAATTGTTGCAAACAAAGTAACAGTCAAGTTCCTAGCAGGCGCTGAGAAAATTGAAATCATCGGTACCCATGTGATTCCAGAATTTGGTACAATAGCAGCTATGATTCTTGCAGTAGCAATTATCTCAATAATTGCAGTTTCTGCAAAATCAAGACTGAGTATTGTTCCAAGATACTAA
- a CDS encoding PEFG-CTERM sorting domain-containing protein produces the protein MNVKRSTTSMAIALLALSLVSMTSIQQDAFAQTLGMSITATADKGSDTITLTGKTVSKLNDVTFTVTSPSGSNVVAIDQVSPDAEGIFAKTFKVGPTWTENGFYKIKAMQGAGANSLYTLNVFVEVADGMTKRTSETQSNLETGIFTPNTTNVSKDAGIMLDAIIVENGSTMFEVTGKTDRVSQDITLKVIAPNGNVVKVAQITPMLDGEFATKVTVGGPLWKQDGLYTVMVKQFDDPKYSASAQVDIMDGVVVPEFGTIAAMILAVAIISIIAVSAKSRLSIVPRY, from the coding sequence ATGAATGTAAAACGTTCTACAACATCAATGGCAATAGCCCTTCTGGCACTGTCATTAGTTTCAATGACCTCTATTCAGCAAGATGCTTTTGCTCAAACTCTTGGAATGTCCATTACAGCTACAGCCGATAAAGGCTCAGATACAATTACTCTAACAGGTAAAACAGTTTCAAAGCTTAATGACGTTACATTTACTGTAACATCTCCAAGTGGAAGTAATGTGGTCGCAATTGACCAAGTATCTCCAGACGCTGAAGGGATTTTTGCAAAAACATTCAAAGTCGGACCAACATGGACTGAGAATGGATTTTACAAGATTAAAGCAATGCAAGGTGCAGGAGCAAATTCATTGTATACTTTGAATGTGTTTGTTGAAGTAGCAGACGGTATGACTAAAAGAACTTCTGAAACTCAATCTAATCTAGAGACAGGAATTTTCACACCAAATACAACAAATGTTTCAAAAGACGCAGGAATCATGCTTGATGCAATAATTGTCGAAAATGGTTCTACAATGTTTGAAGTTACTGGAAAAACAGACAGAGTTAGTCAAGATATTACTCTGAAAGTAATCGCACCAAATGGAAATGTGGTAAAAGTAGCTCAGATAACACCAATGCTCGATGGAGAATTTGCAACTAAAGTTACAGTAGGAGGACCGCTATGGAAACAAGATGGACTTTACACTGTAATGGTAAAACAATTCGATGATCCAAAATATTCTGCTTCAGCACAAGTAGATATCATGGACGGAGTTGTAGTCCCAGAGTTTGGTACAATAGCAGCTATGATTCTAGCAGTAGCAATTATCTCAATAATTGCAGTTTCTGCAAAATCAAGACTCAGCATTGTTCCAAGATACTAA
- a CDS encoding PEFG-CTERM sorting domain-containing protein, producing MKAHLSVFAISAILIASIGVAPAFGQIQSSITVTTDMSSYSEGDTILVTGTVKDLYGVPVSVIVKAPNGNLVSIAQVTVSPDKTFSTEVTAGGSLMKATGTYTVTVQYGTENRTATASFEFSGSTTTPPTPSKVTDKTVSIEGSSDLIGYEITGGKLLSILPDVDANSLIVSISATSDGSLTLTIPRSVLDATIGGEDDDFFVLIDGEEVDFDETTSSTNRILTIAFPVGAEEIEIIGTFVVPEFGTIAAMILAVAIISIIAVSAKSRLSIIPRY from the coding sequence ATGAAAGCTCATCTATCGGTGTTTGCCATATCTGCAATTTTAATTGCAAGTATTGGTGTAGCACCAGCATTTGGACAAATACAAAGCTCGATTACTGTTACTACAGATATGTCATCATATTCAGAAGGTGATACAATTCTAGTAACAGGAACAGTAAAAGATCTGTATGGCGTTCCAGTGAGTGTAATAGTTAAAGCTCCTAATGGGAACTTGGTATCAATAGCACAAGTGACAGTTAGTCCTGATAAAACATTCAGTACTGAAGTTACTGCAGGTGGTTCATTGATGAAAGCAACTGGTACATACACAGTTACAGTTCAATATGGAACAGAGAATAGAACAGCAACAGCATCATTTGAATTTAGTGGATCTACAACAACTCCACCAACCCCTTCCAAAGTTACTGACAAAACAGTATCAATTGAAGGTTCAAGTGATTTAATAGGATATGAAATTACAGGTGGAAAACTACTAAGTATCTTACCTGACGTGGATGCAAATTCACTCATAGTCTCTATTTCTGCTACAAGCGATGGTTCATTGACTCTTACAATTCCTAGATCGGTATTAGATGCAACAATCGGTGGTGAAGATGATGACTTTTTCGTCTTAATTGATGGAGAAGAAGTAGACTTTGATGAAACAACATCATCAACAAATAGAATACTTACAATAGCATTCCCAGTTGGAGCAGAAGAGATCGAAATAATCGGTACATTTGTAGTCCCAGAATTTGGTACAATAGCAGCTATGATTCTAGCAGTAGCAATTATTTCAATAATTGCAGTTTCTGCAAAATCAAGACTTAGTATTATACCAAGATACTAA
- a CDS encoding DNA-directed RNA polymerase subunit H, with translation MAAKKNQVLVPDHVYVPKHEIITKQEAEEVLKKYNCKPTELPLIFVNDPAILGLGVKPGDMIKITRKSPTAGESLYYRYVVEI, from the coding sequence ATGGCTGCTAAGAAAAATCAAGTACTAGTACCAGATCATGTCTATGTTCCAAAACATGAGATCATTACAAAACAAGAAGCTGAAGAAGTTTTAAAAAAATACAATTGTAAACCAACTGAATTACCATTAATCTTTGTAAACGATCCTGCAATTTTAGGACTTGGTGTAAAACCAGGGGATATGATAAAAATTACAAGAAAAAGTCCAACTGCCGGTGAAAGTCTCTATTATCGATATGTGGTGGAAATCTAG